CTCTTGAAAAATTTTATCCCGCATGGATTTTCCCTGCCAAAAGGGTATTATTTCTTCCCGGTAAACTTCCTTTGCTTGGTCACTAACCAAAAAGGGGATTTTCTCCCGATCATTGAGTATTTGTAAGTCCTGCATACTATGACAGCACAGTTCCGGGTAGGTGGGGGAAGCCTGGGGAGCAGGTCCCCTTTCCCCCACAATTAACTCACCGTCATTTATACAGATGGTTTTGTGCTCCATTAAGTATTGAAAGGCTAAGGCCCGTTTAACTGGGGTAGACGTATCTCCGGCATTTTTATAAAAACCCGTTAATAATTGGGCCCTTTCTGTGGATAGCCAGGGCGGGGTTTCTAAACTTTGTTGTTTTAGTGCAGCTACCCTTTCCTTCATGTTTGTTAGCCTCCGATCTTCACATTTAGTCCGTAACTTCTGAATTCCCCTGCTAAGAGCTGCATGGCTTCGTCTGCTGGAGGTTGCGTTTGAGCCAACTGGTAGGGCAAATTCAATCTTTCATATTTGCCCATACCTGTGTTATGGTAAGGAAGTAATTGGACCTCCCAAATATTTTGTAAAGTACTAATAAAACTAGCCATTTGTTCAAGGTTTTCCCTATCATCGTTAATGCCCGGAATTATCGGGATACGGATGATAATATGGGGATGTCGTTGGGAAAGCTTCTGTAAATTGTTTAATATCAGTCGGTTGGATACGCCGGTGAACAATTTGTGTTTCTCATCATCCATCAGTTTTATATCATAAAGGAACAGATCCACCTTTTCAGAGATACTAAGCAGTGTCTCCTCTGCAGTGTAACCGGTGGTATCCACCGCCGTAGCAATTTCTCTATCCTGGCAGGCATCCAGCAAACTATGGAGAAAACTTGGTTGGACCAAGGGCTCGCCACCGGAGAAGGTTACACCACCGCCGGACTCCTCATAAAAAATGCGATCCCTTTCAATCTCCCTTACCACTTCCTCCACCGCAACCCTGCGCCCCACCATTTCCCGGGCCAGGGTTGGACAAACCGCCGCACATTGCCCACACCGCCGACACCTTTCCTTATGGATTCCCCCGGGTAGGATTGCCTGGTTGACACAAGTCTCCACACAGTCGCCACAGCCAATACAACGGTCCGGCCAGAACATTAATTGCGGCTCTGGGTCTTGACTCTCAGGATTGTGGCACCACAGGCATTTTAAGGGGCAGCCCTTAAAAAAGATAGTGGTCCGAATACCCGGGCCATCCCGAATGGAGTATTTCATGATATCAAAGATGCTACCCGTGAGCATGTCATCACCTCAATTGCTGCTGCTTTTTATTCATATTTATAAATGTTCTAAGGATTTCTTTACCCCTGGGGCAGATTCCTTTTGTCCCTTTGCCCTAAAATAAAAAATCCTGGCCGAGGCCAGGATAGTGTATGACAAACTTGTAAGTGTGAAGGGTATTCATGTTAACACCGGCGAAACAACAACGATATCAAAAAGAGAGCATCTTTAGAAAGGGGAGGATCAATTAAACAAACAGGTTCACGTCGGATTCTTCTGCCTCAGCTAAGTAAGAAGCAACCCCGCCGTATTCAATCCCGTCTATGAGTTCCTCCGCCTTAATTCCCATGACATCCATGGACATGGTACAGGCCACCAGCCTAACTCCACTTTTTTGGGCCTGCTGGATTAACTCCTCCAGGGAGGCAATATTTTTCTTCTTCATTATATTGCGAATCATGGTGGGTCCCATGCCGGCCATATTCATTTTGGAAAGTCCCAGTCTCTTGCTGCCCCTGGGCATCATCCAGCCAAACATTCTTTCCATAAAGTTTTTGTTAACCCCAGTGACCACATCTTTTCTAAGGATGTTAAGTCCCCAGAAGGTAAAGAACATGGTAACTTTTCTTCCCATGGAGGCACCACCATTGGCAATGATAAAGGAGGCGATGGCTTTATCCAAATCACTGCTGAAGACAATTAGTGATTTGCCATGGGGTATATCCAGCGGTTTCTGATCATTGCCGCAAGCTTGTGGCTGCGTACTCCCTTTCTTCAGCATCACGCGATACCCTTTGTCGGTTGTTTCTGTCTGCAGCAAGGTGTTGCCGGTTCTGGCACTCCAGGCTTTAACATCCCTGGGAAAGGAGGGGTCCGTGGCCTGAACCTCAAGAATTTCTCCCTCTTGAATTTTTTCCATTTCTTGGTAGACTCTCATAATGGGTCCCGGGCATTGCAGACCACAGGCGTCCACTCGAATGGTCTTTCCCTGCATCTCTGCCGGGGCGGGTATTTGTTCAAACTTGGTCATTTGCTCATCCAAATCAATACCCTCCGCATATTTGTATTCTTCAGCCAGATATATCTCATAACCACCACTAAGGTTATAAACGTCGTAGCCTCGCTGGGCTAAAATTCGGTAGGCTATATATCCCCTGAGACCTACTTTGCAGTAAATAATAATTTTCTTATCCTTAGGTATCTCATCCAGTCTTTGTCGAATATTATCAACGGGCAGGTGAATAGAACCCTCAAAGGAACCGTTCTCATACTCTTCCTTCGTTCGAACATCAAGAATAACATACTCAGCCCGGTTCAGGCTCTGCAAATCCTCCCAATGAAGTATTTTAACATCGCCCTTCAGAATATTTGCTGCTGTGAAGCCTGCCATATTAACCGGGTCCTTGGCCGATGAATAGGGGGGAGCATAGGCCAGTTCCAGTTCCTCCAGGTCATAAACCGTTAGCCCATGCTTGATAGCTGTGGCCAGTACATCAATCCTCTTATCCACACCTTCCCGGCCCACAATCTGAGCACCAAGAATTTT
This genomic interval from Desulforamulus reducens MI-1 contains the following:
- a CDS encoding DsrE/DsrF/DrsH-like family protein — encoded protein: MTKKVLIVGGVAGGASAAARLRRLDEDAEIILFERGEYISFANCGLPYYLGGVIKERENLLVQTVQGMQERFNVDIRIKSEVTKILRETKEVEVLSQGKTYRESYDYLVLSPGADPILPPIPGIQREGIYTLRNMADVDRIKSLLEEKKPKRAAVVGGGYVGIEMAENLKHAGLDVVLIEAAEQVMGPLDVEMARIVEKELMDNGIRLVLQDAVQRFQGEREIEIILGSGKQEQVDMVIMAAGVRPETKLAKEAGLEIGERGGIRVDEHLRTSDPAIYAVGDAIEVKDRISGEYAIIPLAGPANKQGRIVANNICGGTDQYLGSLGTSIIKVFHVTAAAAGNNEKILRRAGIPYLKSFTHSGSHAGYYPGAFILTIKLLFSPEDGKILGAQIVGREGVDKRIDVLATAIKHGLTVYDLEELELAYAPPYSSAKDPVNMAGFTAANILKGDVKILHWEDLQSLNRAEYVILDVRTKEEYENGSFEGSIHLPVDNIRQRLDEIPKDKKIIIYCKVGLRGYIAYRILAQRGYDVYNLSGGYEIYLAEEYKYAEGIDLDEQMTKFEQIPAPAEMQGKTIRVDACGLQCPGPIMRVYQEMEKIQEGEILEVQATDPSFPRDVKAWSARTGNTLLQTETTDKGYRVMLKKGSTQPQACGNDQKPLDIPHGKSLIVFSSDLDKAIASFIIANGGASMGRKVTMFFTFWGLNILRKDVVTGVNKNFMERMFGWMMPRGSKRLGLSKMNMAGMGPTMIRNIMKKKNIASLEELIQQAQKSGVRLVACTMSMDVMGIKAEELIDGIEYGGVASYLAEAEESDVNLFV
- a CDS encoding glycyl-radical enzyme activating protein, whose translation is MLTGSIFDIMKYSIRDGPGIRTTIFFKGCPLKCLWCHNPESQDPEPQLMFWPDRCIGCGDCVETCVNQAILPGGIHKERCRRCGQCAAVCPTLAREMVGRRVAVEEVVREIERDRIFYEESGGGVTFSGGEPLVQPSFLHSLLDACQDREIATAVDTTGYTAEETLLSISEKVDLFLYDIKLMDDEKHKLFTGVSNRLILNNLQKLSQRHPHIIIRIPIIPGINDDRENLEQMASFISTLQNIWEVQLLPYHNTGMGKYERLNLPYQLAQTQPPADEAMQLLAGEFRSYGLNVKIGG